Proteins from one Phyllobacterium zundukense genomic window:
- a CDS encoding ABC transporter substrate-binding protein, which translates to MRLSLISGVALAAVMAMTSFAKADIVVGIIAPVTGPVAAYGLQVKNGVESAAEAINAAGGIKGEKIVTKIFDDAGEPKQGVSVANQVVGEGIKFVVGPVTSGVAMPVSDVLAENGIVMVTPTATTPDLTTRGLETVFRTCGRDDQQADVAGKYMLDKFKDKRIAIIYDKTPYGTGIANGLKAVLNKGGVTEVVFEGINAGEKDYSALITRIKSEKADVIYFGGYHAEGGLIARQLNDQGIKAQIIGPDGLSNTEYWAIGGDAAAGTLFTNSADPTKNPAAAKVVEALQAKNIPAEAFTLNAYAALQVIAGGIEKAGSAEPSEVAAKIKSGDAFPTVAGDLSYSSTGDLNTPAFVFYKWEGGKSTQID; encoded by the coding sequence ATGCGCTTATCGTTGATCTCTGGCGTGGCGTTGGCCGCTGTCATGGCGATGACGTCGTTTGCCAAAGCCGACATCGTCGTCGGAATTATCGCACCTGTGACCGGGCCCGTCGCGGCCTATGGCTTGCAGGTAAAGAATGGAGTCGAGAGCGCTGCCGAAGCCATCAACGCAGCAGGCGGCATCAAGGGCGAAAAGATCGTAACGAAGATCTTTGACGATGCGGGAGAACCCAAGCAGGGCGTCTCGGTTGCCAACCAGGTCGTTGGTGAGGGCATCAAATTCGTCGTGGGCCCAGTGACATCCGGCGTCGCCATGCCTGTATCGGATGTTCTGGCCGAAAACGGTATCGTCATGGTAACGCCTACGGCCACCACTCCCGATCTGACCACACGCGGTCTCGAAACAGTGTTTCGTACCTGCGGCCGTGATGACCAGCAGGCTGATGTTGCCGGCAAGTACATGCTCGACAAGTTCAAGGACAAGCGCATCGCGATCATCTACGACAAAACGCCGTACGGTACCGGTATTGCCAACGGTCTGAAGGCCGTACTCAACAAGGGCGGTGTTACCGAGGTCGTCTTCGAAGGTATCAATGCCGGTGAGAAGGACTACAGCGCGCTCATCACACGCATCAAGTCTGAAAAGGCCGACGTGATCTACTTCGGCGGTTACCATGCGGAGGGCGGCCTTATCGCCCGCCAGTTGAACGACCAGGGAATCAAGGCCCAGATCATCGGCCCCGATGGCTTGTCGAACACCGAATATTGGGCAATTGGCGGCGATGCAGCAGCGGGTACGCTGTTCACGAACAGTGCCGATCCAACCAAGAATCCCGCCGCGGCAAAGGTTGTGGAAGCACTTCAGGCCAAGAACATTCCGGCTGAGGCATTTACGCTCAATGCTTATGCTGCGTTGCAAGTGATTGCCGGAGGTATTGAGAAGGCTGGCTCTGCTGAACCATCCGAGGTTGCGGCAAAGATCAAGTCGGGCGACGCGTTCCCGACTGTAGCAGGTGATCTCAGCTATTCCAGCACCGGAGATCTGAACACGCCAGCTTTCGTCTTCTACAAATGGGAAGGCGGCAAGTCCACCCAGATCGACTGA
- a CDS encoding tRNA (cytidine(34)-2'-O)-methyltransferase encodes MEGISLTEAYTDLRIALYQPDIPGNAGTILRMAACFGVAVDLIEPAGFDISDRALKRAGMDYLEQAALTRHPDWTQFEEWRLREKRRVLLFSTKAAEPYTRFSFTPGDILMFGRESAGVPDEVHQAADARLIIPMVSGARSLNLALSAAIATAEAQRQFSLLR; translated from the coding sequence ATGGAAGGCATCTCGTTGACCGAAGCATACACCGACTTACGCATTGCACTCTACCAACCAGATATACCTGGTAATGCTGGGACTATTCTGCGTATGGCAGCATGTTTTGGCGTCGCCGTTGATCTCATCGAGCCTGCCGGATTCGATATTTCCGATCGTGCGCTGAAACGCGCCGGAATGGACTACCTCGAACAAGCTGCCCTGACCCGTCATCCCGATTGGACACAGTTTGAGGAATGGCGGCTTCGTGAAAAACGCCGGGTTCTGCTTTTTTCGACCAAGGCGGCTGAGCCTTATACTCGTTTTAGTTTCACACCGGGTGATATTCTGATGTTCGGCCGCGAATCTGCCGGTGTTCCCGATGAGGTTCATCAGGCTGCCGACGCCAGACTTATCATTCCAATGGTGTCTGGCGCCCGCTCGCTCAATCTCGCGCTCTCCGCAGCTATCGCAACTGCCGAAGCGCAACGACAATTTTCTTTGCTCCGCTGA
- the petA gene encoding ubiquinol-cytochrome c reductase iron-sulfur subunit, with protein MSAHDTTEPTRRDFLYIATGMAGVVGAGAFAWPFIDQMRPDASTLAVSSIEVDVSAVQPGMSLTVKWRGKPVFIRNRTPQEIADSKNTQLSQLKDPIARNANLPSDAQATDADRAAAKDKENWLVMIGVCTHLGCIPLGQQGDFGGWFCPCHGSVYDTAGRIRSGPAPENLPVPPLTFTSDTVIKIG; from the coding sequence GTGAGCGCACACGATACGACCGAGCCGACACGGCGTGACTTCCTCTATATTGCGACAGGTATGGCCGGTGTGGTCGGTGCGGGCGCCTTTGCTTGGCCCTTCATTGATCAGATGAGACCGGACGCATCGACGCTGGCAGTCTCGTCCATCGAAGTTGACGTTTCAGCTGTTCAGCCAGGCATGTCTTTGACTGTCAAATGGCGTGGCAAGCCGGTTTTCATTCGCAACCGGACGCCGCAGGAAATCGCCGATTCAAAAAACACCCAGCTGAGCCAGCTGAAGGATCCGATTGCGCGCAACGCCAATCTGCCGAGCGATGCGCAGGCGACGGATGCGGACCGTGCAGCTGCCAAGGACAAGGAAAACTGGCTGGTGATGATCGGCGTTTGCACCCACCTCGGCTGCATCCCGCTTGGTCAGCAGGGCGATTTTGGCGGCTGGTTCTGCCCTTGCCATGGTTCGGTATACGATACCGCCGGACGCATTCGTTCGGGCCCGGCGCCGGAAAATCTACCAGTCCCGCCACTTACTTTCACTTCCGACACCGTCATCAAGATCGGCTAA
- a CDS encoding cytochrome b has protein sequence MSGGHSSYTPSTGIEKWIDARLPLPRLVYDSFVAYPVPRNLNYAYAFGGILAIMLVSQILTGVVLAMHYAADTGLAFNSVEKIMRDVNSGWLLRYLHSNGASMFFLAVYVHIFRGLYYGSYKAPRELLWILGVIILLLMMATAFMGYVLPWGQMSFWGATVITGFFTAFPIIGDPIQQLLLGGFAVDNPTLNRFFSLHYLLPFMIAGVVVLHVWALHVAGQTNPTGIEVKSKTDTVAFTPYATVKDAFGLVLFLILFAYFVFYLPNFMGHPDNYIQADSLKTPAHIVPEWYFLPFYAMLRAITFNIGPINSKLGGVLTMFGSIAILFIVPWLDTSKVRSAVYRPWYKLFFWLFIANAIMLGWLGSRPAEGLYTLFSQFGTAYYFGFFIVIMPLLGLIETPRRLPNSITEAVLAKTRSGGHPAGVAAASETRA, from the coding sequence ATGAGCGGTGGACATTCATCCTATACGCCGAGCACTGGCATCGAGAAATGGATCGACGCGCGACTACCGTTGCCGCGTTTGGTCTATGATTCTTTCGTCGCCTATCCGGTGCCACGCAATCTGAACTATGCCTATGCATTCGGCGGCATATTGGCGATCATGCTGGTTTCGCAAATCTTGACCGGTGTTGTTCTGGCAATGCACTACGCTGCCGACACAGGCCTCGCCTTCAACTCCGTTGAAAAGATCATGCGCGACGTCAATTCCGGCTGGCTCCTGCGCTATTTGCACTCCAACGGCGCATCGATGTTCTTCCTCGCTGTCTACGTGCATATATTCCGCGGGCTTTACTATGGCTCCTACAAAGCGCCGCGCGAGCTTCTGTGGATTCTCGGCGTAATCATTCTTCTCTTGATGATGGCGACAGCCTTTATGGGTTACGTGTTGCCATGGGGGCAGATGTCCTTCTGGGGTGCGACCGTTATTACAGGCTTCTTCACGGCATTTCCCATCATTGGCGACCCAATCCAGCAGCTGCTGCTCGGTGGTTTTGCCGTCGATAATCCCACGCTCAATCGTTTCTTCTCGTTGCACTATCTGTTGCCGTTCATGATTGCAGGCGTCGTCGTTCTGCACGTTTGGGCCTTGCATGTTGCCGGACAAACGAATCCGACCGGCATCGAAGTCAAATCGAAGACAGACACCGTTGCCTTCACCCCCTATGCGACCGTCAAGGATGCATTCGGACTGGTGTTGTTCCTGATCCTTTTCGCGTATTTCGTCTTCTATCTGCCGAATTTTATGGGTCACCCGGACAACTACATTCAGGCCGACTCATTGAAGACACCGGCCCACATCGTTCCGGAATGGTACTTCTTGCCATTCTACGCCATGCTGCGTGCCATCACCTTCAACATTGGGCCGATCAATTCCAAGCTTGGTGGCGTTCTGACCATGTTCGGCTCGATCGCCATCCTGTTCATCGTACCCTGGCTCGACACATCGAAGGTTCGTTCGGCTGTCTATCGTCCCTGGTACAAGCTCTTCTTCTGGTTGTTCATTGCCAACGCAATCATGCTTGGCTGGCTCGGATCTCGCCCGGCTGAAGGCTTGTACACGCTGTTTTCGCAATTCGGAACGGCTTATTACTTCGGCTTCTTCATCGTTATCATGCCCTTGCTTGGTCTGATCGAGACGCCGCGCCGGTTGCCGAATTCGATCACCGAAGCTGTGCTTGCGAAAACGAGGAGTGGCGGCCATCCGGCTGGTGTCGCTGCCGCTTCGGAAACCAGGGCTTGA
- a CDS encoding cytochrome c1 yields MKKIVLGLAAAGLGTMLAFGIANAAEEAHNAAEPTHFPIKEPAEVNWSFAGPFGHYDKQQLQRGLKIYKEVCSACHSMQLVAFRSLEELGYTEAQVKAFAAEYEVQDGPNAEGEMFTRKALPSDYFPSPFPNAQAAAAANNGAAPPDFSLIAKARAVERGFPRFVFDIATQYQEGGPDYIHALLTGYGETPPEGMQIPEGTHYNPHFISAKSLAMAQPLQDGQVTYDDGAPQTLSQYSQDIAAFLMWAAEPHLEERKKTGFRVMVFLVLFAGLVYVAKRRIWADVEH; encoded by the coding sequence ATGAAAAAAATCGTCCTTGGTCTCGCAGCTGCCGGTCTGGGTACCATGCTTGCATTCGGTATCGCCAATGCCGCCGAAGAAGCGCACAATGCGGCTGAGCCAACGCACTTCCCGATCAAGGAGCCAGCTGAGGTGAACTGGTCCTTCGCGGGCCCGTTCGGTCACTATGACAAGCAGCAATTGCAGCGCGGTCTGAAAATCTACAAGGAAGTGTGTTCGGCTTGCCATTCCATGCAGCTGGTTGCATTCCGCTCGCTGGAAGAACTGGGCTATACAGAAGCACAGGTAAAGGCGTTTGCCGCGGAATATGAAGTGCAGGATGGCCCTAATGCTGAAGGCGAGATGTTCACCCGCAAGGCACTGCCGTCCGATTACTTTCCGTCGCCATTTCCAAATGCTCAGGCTGCCGCCGCAGCCAACAATGGTGCTGCTCCACCCGATTTCTCGCTGATTGCGAAGGCGCGTGCGGTAGAACGCGGTTTCCCGCGCTTCGTGTTCGATATCGCTACACAGTATCAGGAAGGTGGTCCGGATTACATTCACGCCCTGCTTACCGGCTATGGTGAAACGCCGCCGGAAGGTATGCAGATACCCGAGGGCACGCACTACAATCCCCACTTTATCTCCGCGAAGTCACTTGCGATGGCACAGCCGCTGCAGGATGGCCAGGTGACCTATGATGATGGCGCACCGCAGACCCTGTCTCAATATTCACAAGATATTGCAGCGTTCCTGATGTGGGCTGCAGAACCGCATTTGGAAGAGCGCAAGAAGACCGGTTTCCGCGTTATGGTCTTCCTCGTTCTCTTCGCCGGTCTGGTCTACGTGGCGAAACGCAGAATTTGGGCCGACGTCGAACATTGA
- a CDS encoding adenine phosphoribosyltransferase — translation MDSTLKQTLVEAIRNIPDYPKPGVMFRDITTLLGDARAFRRAVDELVHPYAGGKVDQVAGIEARGFIIGGAMAHQLSSGFVPIRKKGKLPHDTVRIAYSLEYGVDEMEMHRDAIVPGDKVLLVDDLIATGGTAEAAVKLLQQMGADIVCACFIIDLPDLAGRRKLEALGVNVRTLIAFEGH, via the coding sequence ATGGATTCAACACTGAAGCAGACGTTGGTCGAAGCAATCCGCAACATTCCTGATTATCCAAAGCCCGGGGTGATGTTCCGCGATATCACCACATTGCTTGGTGATGCGCGTGCGTTCCGGCGAGCTGTGGATGAACTCGTCCATCCCTATGCGGGTGGCAAGGTCGACCAGGTTGCTGGCATCGAGGCTCGAGGCTTCATTATCGGCGGCGCCATGGCACACCAGCTTTCTTCCGGCTTCGTGCCCATTCGCAAGAAGGGTAAGCTACCACACGACACGGTACGTATCGCCTATAGCCTCGAATATGGCGTTGACGAGATGGAGATGCATCGCGACGCGATCGTGCCGGGTGACAAGGTCTTACTCGTTGATGACCTGATTGCCACGGGCGGCACCGCTGAAGCTGCTGTGAAGCTATTGCAGCAGATGGGCGCTGATATTGTCTGTGCTTGCTTTATCATTGATTTGCCGGATCTCGCCGGGCGCCGGAAACTTGAAGCTCTCGGCGTAAATGTCCGGACGTTGATCGCCTTTGAAGGGCACTAG
- a CDS encoding MaoC family dehydratase, giving the protein MNRMEQLAGVERDLGTYTFGADEIIAFASKYDPQRFHVDPEAARKSNFGALCASGWHTTAVWMRLNVEDIRNEVKSAIARGEQPPQFGPSPGFEKLKWLKPVYAGDTIRFTRTINNIRALKSRPGWSMMQMSSAAYNQAGDKVLEFDSAALIALPD; this is encoded by the coding sequence ATGAACAGGATGGAACAGTTGGCAGGCGTCGAACGTGACCTTGGGACATATACGTTTGGGGCAGACGAAATAATTGCCTTCGCATCCAAGTATGATCCCCAGCGTTTTCACGTTGATCCGGAAGCCGCCAGGAAGAGCAACTTTGGCGCGCTTTGTGCTTCCGGTTGGCATACCACCGCCGTTTGGATGCGGCTGAATGTCGAGGACATCAGGAACGAGGTTAAATCGGCAATCGCACGCGGCGAACAACCTCCACAATTTGGCCCCTCGCCTGGCTTTGAAAAGCTTAAATGGCTGAAGCCGGTCTATGCTGGCGATACGATCCGCTTCACACGAACAATCAACAATATTCGCGCTCTGAAATCGCGTCCCGGCTGGTCGATGATGCAAATGTCGTCCGCCGCCTATAACCAGGCGGGCGATAAAGTACTTGAATTCGACAGCGCTGCGCTCATAGCCCTGCCTGACTAG
- a CDS encoding MaoC family dehydratase, whose product MSEVFPRYAYEDFTIGSEWPLGSKIVEAEEIIEFASQFDPQPFHLDEAAGKASILGGLAASGWHTVSMFMRMLCDAYLLDSTSQGAPGIDYVRWTQPVLAGDTLTGKTTILDRRVSNSKPSLGFVKLHHSVFNQDGLAVCELEHTAMFSLREPAK is encoded by the coding sequence ATGAGCGAAGTCTTTCCCCGATACGCCTATGAGGATTTCACGATTGGCAGCGAATGGCCACTCGGATCAAAAATCGTAGAGGCAGAGGAAATTATCGAGTTCGCCAGCCAGTTCGACCCGCAGCCCTTTCATCTCGATGAGGCGGCAGGCAAGGCGAGCATCCTTGGTGGCCTGGCTGCGTCCGGCTGGCATACCGTCTCGATGTTCATGCGTATGCTGTGCGACGCATACCTTCTCGATTCCACGTCGCAAGGCGCTCCAGGAATTGACTATGTAAGATGGACACAGCCGGTCCTTGCTGGCGACACACTGACTGGAAAAACTACCATTCTCGACCGGCGCGTATCGAATTCGAAGCCCTCTTTAGGTTTCGTCAAGCTGCACCATTCGGTCTTTAATCAGGATGGTTTGGCTGTTTGCGAGCTGGAACATACCGCAATGTTCTCTCTAAGGGAGCCCGCCAAATGA
- the ychF gene encoding redox-regulated ATPase YchF produces the protein MGFKCGIVGLPNVGKSTLFNALTKTAAAQAANYPFCTIEPNTGEVAVPDPRLQAIAKIGKSANIVPTRISFVDIAGLVRGASKGEGLGNQFLANIREVDAIVHVLRCFEDDDITHVEGRIDPVSDAETVETELMLSDLESLERRIVQFRKRASSKDKEALTVLPVMEQALALLQEGQPVRFMLNGIAAEDLVILQGLNLLTSKPVLYVCNVGEEDAATGNEYTEAVEEMATGQGAETVTISAAIEAEVAQLPDEEAKEYLDAMNLDEPGLDRLIQAGYKLLHLITYFTVGPKEARAWTVHRGSKAPQAAGVIHTDFERGFIRAQTIAYNDFVSLGGEVPAKEAGKARDEGKEYIVQDGDIMLFRFNT, from the coding sequence ATGGGTTTCAAATGCGGCATCGTTGGTCTGCCTAATGTCGGCAAGTCGACGCTTTTCAACGCGCTGACCAAGACAGCAGCTGCCCAGGCTGCGAACTATCCGTTCTGCACGATAGAGCCCAATACCGGCGAAGTTGCAGTACCCGACCCGCGCCTGCAGGCAATCGCCAAGATCGGTAAATCGGCAAATATCGTGCCGACGCGCATCAGCTTCGTTGACATTGCTGGCCTCGTCCGTGGTGCATCGAAGGGCGAAGGTCTTGGCAACCAGTTCTTGGCCAATATTCGCGAAGTCGACGCAATCGTCCATGTGCTGCGCTGTTTCGAGGACGACGATATCACCCACGTTGAGGGACGGATCGACCCTGTGTCCGATGCCGAGACGGTCGAAACAGAACTGATGCTTTCGGATCTCGAAAGCCTTGAGCGCCGTATTGTTCAGTTCCGCAAGCGGGCAAGCAGCAAGGACAAGGAGGCACTGACCGTTCTGCCCGTCATGGAGCAGGCGCTGGCTCTGTTGCAGGAAGGCCAGCCGGTTCGCTTTATGTTGAACGGTATTGCCGCAGAAGACTTGGTTATTCTTCAAGGATTGAACCTCCTGACATCAAAGCCAGTCCTTTATGTTTGCAATGTTGGCGAAGAGGATGCAGCCACAGGTAATGAGTATACGGAAGCCGTCGAGGAGATGGCGACGGGCCAAGGCGCTGAAACGGTTACCATTTCTGCGGCCATCGAAGCGGAAGTAGCGCAATTGCCGGACGAGGAAGCCAAGGAATATCTGGACGCCATGAACCTCGATGAGCCCGGTCTCGACCGTCTCATTCAGGCCGGATACAAACTTCTCCACCTCATCACCTATTTCACGGTAGGGCCAAAGGAAGCCCGCGCATGGACGGTTCATCGAGGCTCGAAAGCACCACAGGCAGCCGGTGTCATCCATACGGATTTCGAACGGGGCTTCATTCGTGCCCAGACGATCGCCTATAATGATTTCGTATCCCTTGGCGGCGAGGTCCCGGCAAAGGAAGCCGGCAAGGCGCGCGATGAAGGCAAGGAATATATCGTGCAGGACGGCGACATCATGCTGTTCAGGTTCAATACATAA
- the pth gene encoding aminoacyl-tRNA hydrolase: MLLIAGLGNPGSQYAANRHNIGFMAADEIHRRHGFSPWTKKFQALIADGTIEGEKTILLKPQTFMNLSGQAVGEVMRFYKLALSNLVVIYDELDLTAGKVRVKTGGGSGGHNGIKSIDAHCGKDYRRVRLGIGHPGVKEMVSNHVLGNFTKADSEWVEPLLDAIATNAGLLAKKDDAGFMNRVSLALGGGSKIERESEKPVAKSVGQSHIRQARQQKPAVNIPKSGPMADMLNKLFGKKE; this comes from the coding sequence GTGCTGCTCATCGCAGGTCTTGGCAATCCAGGCTCCCAATATGCTGCCAACCGGCATAACATTGGTTTTATGGCGGCGGATGAAATACACCGCCGCCATGGTTTTTCTCCTTGGACCAAGAAGTTTCAGGCGCTCATCGCCGATGGTACCATCGAAGGCGAAAAGACTATCCTGCTCAAGCCCCAGACATTCATGAACCTGTCCGGCCAAGCCGTTGGAGAAGTGATGCGCTTCTACAAACTGGCTTTGAGCAATCTCGTCGTCATCTATGACGAGCTTGATCTGACCGCCGGTAAGGTACGTGTGAAGACAGGCGGCGGCTCAGGTGGCCACAACGGTATCAAGTCCATCGACGCACACTGCGGCAAGGATTATCGCCGCGTCCGCCTCGGCATTGGTCATCCCGGCGTTAAAGAAATGGTCAGCAATCATGTGCTCGGCAACTTTACCAAGGCAGACAGTGAATGGGTCGAACCATTGCTTGACGCGATTGCAACGAATGCTGGTTTACTCGCCAAAAAGGACGATGCCGGTTTTATGAACCGCGTTTCTCTCGCCCTCGGCGGAGGTAGCAAGATTGAGCGGGAGTCTGAAAAGCCGGTTGCAAAATCCGTCGGCCAAAGTCATATCCGGCAAGCTCGCCAGCAAAAGCCTGCTGTGAACATTCCAAAATCCGGCCCCATGGCGGATATGCTGAACAAGCTCTTCGGCAAGAAAGAATAA
- a CDS encoding 50S ribosomal protein L25/general stress protein Ctc, producing the protein MSEAYELKAEARERVGKGSSREIRRNGKVPAVIYGDKQAPVSITLDYKTLYYKIHGGGFKTTIANILLDGKSIQVLPKDFQLDPVSDKPVHVDFLRVSAKSMVNVHVPIHFLHEEASPGIKRGGVLNIVRHDIELHAPANAIPDAIEIDLTGTQIGDSIHISAVTLPKGVTSVIHDRDFTIATIAAPAVLAAEEETTEAAAAEPTETEEKEGE; encoded by the coding sequence ATGAGCGAAGCATACGAGCTCAAGGCCGAGGCGCGCGAACGGGTTGGTAAGGGGTCCTCCCGGGAAATTCGCCGCAACGGTAAAGTGCCAGCCGTCATCTATGGTGACAAGCAGGCGCCAGTCTCGATTACCCTCGACTACAAGACGCTGTACTACAAGATTCACGGCGGCGGTTTCAAGACGACGATTGCCAACATCCTTCTGGATGGCAAGTCGATTCAGGTCCTTCCCAAGGACTTCCAGCTTGATCCCGTCAGTGACAAGCCAGTACACGTCGACTTCCTGCGCGTATCAGCCAAGTCCATGGTGAACGTACATGTGCCGATTCACTTCCTTCATGAGGAAGCTTCGCCTGGCATCAAGCGCGGCGGCGTACTCAATATCGTTCGTCACGATATTGAACTTCATGCCCCGGCCAACGCTATTCCAGATGCGATCGAAATCGACCTCACTGGTACGCAGATCGGCGACTCGATCCATATTTCTGCTGTTACCCTGCCCAAGGGAGTAACATCGGTTATTCATGATCGCGACTTCACCATTGCAACGATTGCAGCCCCGGCTGTTCTTGCCGCTGAGGAAGAAACGACCGAAGCCGCAGCAGCGGAACCCACTGAAACGGAAGAAAAAGAAGGCGAGTAA
- a CDS encoding ribose-phosphate pyrophosphokinase: MKLFAGNSNRVLAESVAKYLNIPLGKASVRRFADQEIFVEIQENVRGEDVFVMQSTSFPANDHLMELLIMIDAFRRSSAKRITAVLPYFGYARQDRKPGPRTPISAKLVANLITEAGANRVLTLDLHAGQIQGFFDIPTDNLYAVPVFARDVRAHYGKSNVMVVSPDVGGVVRARSLAKRIDAQLAIVDKRRDRPGESEVMNVIGDVRGKDCLLFDDIVDSGGTLCNAAEALLAKGATSVTAYITHGVLSGGAAARIASSKLKELVITDSIQPTPAIEAAPNIRVLSISDLIGEAVSRTASEESVSSLFD; encoded by the coding sequence ATGAAACTCTTCGCGGGCAATTCCAATCGTGTTCTTGCCGAATCTGTTGCCAAATATCTCAATATTCCGCTTGGAAAAGCCAGTGTCCGCCGTTTCGCCGACCAAGAGATCTTCGTCGAGATACAGGAAAACGTCCGCGGCGAAGACGTGTTCGTCATGCAGTCGACTTCTTTTCCGGCGAACGATCATTTGATGGAATTGTTGATCATGATCGATGCGTTCCGCCGTTCGTCGGCAAAACGTATCACGGCTGTTCTTCCGTATTTCGGCTATGCCCGTCAAGATCGCAAGCCAGGTCCCCGCACGCCGATTTCTGCAAAACTCGTGGCAAATCTGATCACCGAGGCTGGTGCAAACCGCGTCCTCACGCTTGATCTGCACGCTGGCCAGATTCAAGGCTTCTTCGATATCCCGACCGACAATCTCTACGCTGTTCCGGTCTTTGCCCGCGATGTCCGCGCACATTACGGCAAGTCGAATGTGATGGTCGTTTCCCCTGACGTCGGCGGTGTCGTACGCGCCCGGTCTCTGGCAAAACGCATCGATGCACAGCTCGCCATCGTCGACAAGCGGCGTGATCGTCCGGGCGAGTCCGAAGTCATGAACGTCATCGGCGATGTGCGTGGCAAGGATTGCCTGCTGTTCGACGATATCGTCGATTCTGGCGGCACGCTATGCAACGCAGCCGAGGCACTCCTTGCAAAGGGTGCCACCAGCGTTACGGCCTATATTACTCATGGGGTACTGTCTGGCGGCGCCGCCGCCCGTATCGCCAGTTCCAAGCTTAAGGAATTGGTCATTACCGATTCCATTCAGCCAACCCCTGCCATTGAAGCCGCACCCAATATCCGGGTACTGTCGATTTCCGATCTGATCGGTGAAGCGGTCTCGCGAACAGCCTCTGAAGAATCCGTTTCCAGTCTTTTCGATTAA